In Lutra lutra chromosome 13, mLutLut1.2, whole genome shotgun sequence, one genomic interval encodes:
- the PPP6C gene encoding serine/threonine-protein phosphatase 6 catalytic subunit, whose protein sequence is MAPLDLDKYVEIARLCKYLPENDLKRLCDYVCDLLLEESNVQPVSTPVTVCGDIHGQFYDLCELFRTGGQVPDTNYIFMGDFVDRGYYSLETFTYLLALKAKWPDRITLLRGNHESRQITQVYGFYDECQTKYGNANAWRYCTKVFDMLTVAALIDEQILCVHGGLSPDIKTLDQIRTIERNQEIPHKGAFCDLVWSDPEDVDTWAISPRGAGWLFGAKVTNEFVHINNLKLICRAHQLVHEGYKFMFDEKLVTVWSAPNYCYRCGNIASIMVFKDVNTREPKLFRAVPDSERVIPPRTTTPYFL, encoded by the exons CGGCTATGTGACTATGTTTGTGACCTCCTCTTAGAAGAGTCAAATGTCCAGCCAGTATCAACACCAGTAACAGTGTGTGGAGACATACACGGACAG ttttatgACCTTTGTGAACTATTCAGAACTGGAGGTCAGGTTCCTGACACAAACTACATATTTATG GGTGATTTTGTAGACAGAGGTTACTATAGTTTGGAGACCTTCACTTACCTTCTTGCACTAAAGGCTAAATGGCCTGATCGTATTACACTTTTGCGAGGAAATCATGAGAGTAGACAGATAACACAGGTGTATGGATTTTATG ATGAGTGCCAAACCAAATATGGAAATGCTAATGCCTGGAGATACTGTACCAAAGTTTTCGACATGCTCACAGTAGCAGCT TTAATAGATGAGCAGATTTTGTGTGTTCATGGTGGTTTATCTCCTGATATCAAAACACTGGATCAAATTCGAACCATTGAACGGAATCAGGAAATTCCTCATAAAGGAGCATTTTGTGATCTGGTTTGGTCAGATCCTGAAGATGTGGATACTTGGGCAATCAGTCCCCGAGGAGCAGGTTGGCTTTTTGGCGCAAAGGTCACAAATGAG TTTGTTCATATCAACAACTTAAAACTCATCTGCAGAGCACATCAACTAGTGCACGAAGGCTATAAATTTATGTTTGATGAGAAGCTTGTAACAGTATGGTCTGCTCCTAATTACTGCTATCGTTGTGGAAATATTGCTTCGATCATGGTCTTCAAAGATGTAAATACAAGAGAACCAAAGTTATTCCGGGCAGTTCCAGATTCAGAACGTGTTATTCCTCCCAGAACGACGACGCCGTATTTCCTTTGA